The window tatatgcataaacAAGGCAcctattattaacatattatttagattaaaATGTGCTTTTGTGAATTAATCTGATATTGTTATGAGAGAGTATTTCATGAGTTtgtataataactttaattttaactaaataattaaacaaaacatAACTTAGAAAtcgttcttttaatattatttgtcttttataCTAAATGCTTgataaataacgttatttgatatatttgtcGTATCAAATAtgttacaaattaaaattttttaattaatttgattaatatatgtgggaattttaaataaaactaacAGAATTTATATCTAACAATTGAAGTTCACACTCTTTTGATAACATTATTTCTACTGCTTTTTATATGGTGAAGGGTGAAATGATTAGTTATATTAGGAgtagaatatttcaaaaaatcagATGGGGTTTTAGTTTGAGGCTCTTCAGGAGACAGATTTGCATGCAGAAGTAACGCAGGATAATTCTATGGAGGAGGCAGGGGAGGCCAATGAACTGCACGAATTACATAATCCGGTTGGTTTTGcaataacaaattataactactgatatttgaaaaaaactACCTATGAAAGAAGAGCAGGGAACAGAATTATTCATTAAAgcacaaataaaataaaatttgaagttactaattataattataataaacaggTGCCAGAACAGTTGTTagtttacattaattattaagtttttcagaataacatttattttattaattgcattaataaaattaattatatgaaataggttttagattttatactctttatataactaaacaattttttttttttttaatatgtatctatatctttatgtttgtttctttttctgcttttttagATTTCTACCtaaataaagtaattaatccattttttactatattaaatgtaaattgaATGCCTATTAGTTTACATATgtcaattattgttatagaaaatttatatcattatctgGTTTTTGATTATTTAGAATAATGAATACATTCAATCCGTCGCACGATGCCTTCAAATGATGTTACGTGTAGATGAATATCGTTTTGCATTTGTCTCTGTCGATGGAATTTCAACACTTTTGAGTGTCTTGTCTGGCAGAGTAAATTTCCAAGTACAATATCAACTTATTTTCTGTCTATGGGTACTTACATTTAATCCATTACTTgcagaaaaaatgaataagtacgtaaatttaaaatatatgaaatgtataaagtttttatgagtatttatttatttttatatatatatatatctgtttttttttttttttacagatttaATGTTATACCAATTCTTGCGGATATATTAAGTGATTctgttaaagaaaaagtgaCTCGAATTATTCTCGCAGTATTTAGGGTAAGATAAAatagtacttaaaaatatatggatattatttaaattatcatattttcaaCAGAATCTTATAGAAAAAGTGGAGGATGCCCAAGTAGCCAAGGAACACTGCATTGCAATGGTTCAATATAAAGTATTGAAACAATTATCTATTTTGGTACAACGTAAATTCGATGATGAGGATATCACGGATGATATAGAATTTTTGAACGATAAATTATTAGCATCTGTACAAGACTTAAGTTCATTTGATGAATACTCAACAGAAATAAAATCTGGTCGTCTCGAATGGTCACCTGTTCATAAATCTGGAAAATTCTGGCGGGAAAATGCTAGTCgattgaacgaaaaaaattatgaacttTTACGCATTTTAGTTCATTTATTGGAAACGAGTAAAGAACCTATGGTTTTGAGTGTAGCTAGTTTTGATATAGGAGAGTATGTGCGCCATTATCCACGAGGAAAACAGTAAGTTAACCTgatcatttataattacatattatattataccgttttgtaatataaatcatataaaatatttaaatttaagtgTTATTGAACAATTGGGTGGTAAACAACGAGTAATGCAATTATTGGGCCATGAGGATCCAAATGTAAGATATGAGGCTCTTCTTGCTGTTCAAAAACTTATGGTGCACAATTggtaagaatagaaaaaatgaaaataataaaatttcattcgtaatAGTTTCCATTTTATgtgagataaatattttttttttttttttttttagggaaTATTTAGgaaaacaattagaaaaagaacaaactgGAGCATCAGGAACTAAATCTGGCGCACAAGTACCTGCTAAAGCTTAATATTTTGCAATAGTGGGTAGCTATTTATCTTTTAGATAAGCAATCGTATAAATgcttacatattttattaagtATTGATATTGTATGGTTAtgtgatatataatttacttatCTGTATAAATCGATATCACTATGTACTAATATTATGTACAAACAGTTTAATTTGCAACAAGACAAGATAGTCCATAAAAAATGTTCTATTGTCTTGTTATTCCATTAAATCTGATTCATTACTTccatgtataaattattaatgaatcagtttttatgtacatatataaaaattctttaaatgtAAATGTTGTATAGccacaaatatttatatgtgtggTACGATCGTATTACTAGAATAGTATATAacagatttttaaaatttaaggaatgttagaaaaaatgaaaatatatgccaatgttaaaatatataacaaatgtattttccttcatttttctacaaatgATAATTTGACATTAATATTGCAGCAAGTAAGTTGAGTTACAAggtatttaaatatgtaagGAATATCAATTTCTTTCACAGATTCATCATCCCCACAAAGTCTacacttttgtttcttttcagtTATACCTGTTGGGTTTACTGATAGTTCTAACACTGGTCCTAATAATGTTCCACACTTTTGACAAACTAAAGCCTAGAAagtaacattttataaataaataaataaataaatatatacagttaaaaaataaatattttaaattaggatataaaagaaatacaattaCTTACAGTTGTTTTATCAGAGCAATGGAAAAGACGATCCTGAAGAAGAAATGAACATCCATGAGATATTAAAGAATCTCGTTCCATTTCTCCAAATCGAACACCACCACCTCGTCTCCGTCCTTTTATCGGTTGCCTCGTTAAGACATCAATGGGACCAGTACTTCTTacctgttaaaaaaaaaaaaaaaaaaaaaaaaaaaaaaaaaaaaaaaaattgtattctcatataatttatattaacagtATAATTAACGAAAAGATACAAACCTGCCATTTGTCTGAGACCATATGACGTAATCTCTGATAATGTACAATtccaaaaaatatatcaactgTCATTTCACGTCCATCGATACCAGAGTACATTCTTTCTGTACCATAATAATTGTAGCCTCCACGTTCTAATAACTTTCCAAAGAACTCAACTGCTGTTTCATTTTCATCAAATCTAAATGGTGTTGCATCGTGTACTAATCCATGTACAGCCGCAGACTTTCCAGCCATTACTTCGATCATCATAGcttcaataaaaacaacaataaatttttactttagattcaaaggtttttttttttctttttttttgtatttttttttttttttttttttttttatatagatataattgaactacgttaatttttaatcctGTTTACCTATTGTCATACGACTTGGAAAACCATGAGGATTGAATACTATATCTGGAATTAGACCTGTCTCAGTGAATGGTAGATCTTCGGCTGGCCATTTTTGTGAACAAATACCTTTTTGCCCAGCTCTTGAAGCAAATTTATCACCAACACTTGGATTTCTCTGGAAGTATTTACTTgcgtttatataattatattgaatgaattaataatgtttGAATAAAGTATTATACAAACTGGAATACGAAATGTAATACAAGCTCTTCTtggagtattattatttaaagtaccacataattttacattatctatgtatatatcttcttttccgTGATATTTACCAGTTACATAATTAGATTGTTCAGCATCATAGTAACTAAAAGAAagatcaaatataataataataatgtaacataatataatgAGCAGAACATATGGTAATATATTTTCGTAAGTTacttaaatatgataatatatattatttattattaatcacttaccaataaaaataatcattttctttgaaCATAGAGCCAGGTATAGGCAAGCCATCAGTATCTAGCTTTTCTGCGAGAAAAGGTTTATTTGGATCTCGTGCAAAGTAACTTTTCTGATCTTTTAAATCTATAAATTCTGATTTATAAACCATTCCGTGGGCAAAACCTCGATCATAAGCAGCTTTGTTGATAATCATTGCATCTTCCATATCATATCcctaaataattaatattactatctcttaattatatatatcataataaatattattacaatgatCACCATATAGTTATGATTACTTACTGTATATGAAATAACAGCTACAATTGCATTGGTACCCATAGGAAAATCATCTAAGCCCATTTTATCATAATGCATTGGTCTGAATAAAGGACTTGCTGGTGTTTGTAATCTATACAATTTTGTTTCAGATTGTTGTTTCCATGTATGACATGGTGTACCCATTGTTTGTTTACCCATCTATACATCATTGTATTGTTAAGATAactaattgataataatcttaatttttttttttattctagcTGTATGTAAGAAGACTTACTTGACACTGATACATATTTCTTGGACTTTGATTACAGTCTGGCATAGGAATAAGACATGCTAAGTTACTTAAAAATGAAGTTTTTGCTAATTCTTGATGAGAAGTTAGCtgtaaatgtaaaatacatttatatatatatatatatatatatataaaaatatcaatatagtcatattaaaagtaaatgtATACTAAAGGAATATTTACACCATCATAGGCTTCTTCTGGTGTAATACAAATATCCATATAAACTTGTTCAAATGTTCCAATAAGTTCTGTTTTTTTAGCAGCTAAATTCATTACCCGTCTCATCATACGTGCGGGATTagtgaataaatataatcctGGATATTGAGCTGGTATAGTTTTCTTTGGAATTAATACTATTTCCATTGTAGATGGTACCTAAGATTTAAGttcttgtaaataaataaaccaaTCTACTATAATTCCCTATTATTTAATCAGAATTACATACTTCTTTGCCTTTTATCTTAAGTATTCTTAAATTATCCGATACTCTGTTTATTATATTGTCTTCAATAAGACCAATTAATTTCCCATCTAACATAACGGTATATGAGTCTTTCCAATTATCAGCAATAGAAATAGGTAACATTCCAAGATCTAGTAATACTGTTGGTATAGCAGCTTTTAAATCAGGGTTTGGATGTTTTGTAATAATACAATTCATAgttaaatgatttaataaacCACATGGTGTACCATCTGGTGTATGTACAGGGCAAATAAATCCTGgaataattaagattatgaatatataaaagataccAAATAGTTTCATACAAAGTTATTTATAAagcataataaattattacccCAAGCATCAGGTAAAAGTTGTCTGGTTTCTGTAGTTCTCATTCCTTGGAAGAAAGAGCCTCTATGAATTGCACGAAAATGACTCATATAACgcattctattaatattttctgcaACTATTGTAAGTCCACTAGTCTGCATTAAGCCTAAACCTGTAGGTGTTCTTAAATTTCCagtagataaaaaattttccatttgTGATTCAAGAGACCCTCCATACTTTGTTATATGTAACATCTCCTCtaagttaatatatatatatatatatatatatatatatacaattattagaactatgttttaaatatattaatgaagtGTTTGAAATAAACAGTGTTAACATACTTACGCAATGTTAAAACATATTTAGCATCAGCGTTTCTGGCACGTTTCATAATTAAAATCCTAAGACCTGTAAGCCATCcatataacttttcttttaacacttgtaaatataaatggcCACCTAATAAACATTCCTGCATCATTACAGAATCAGCACCTTCTACAGCACATTTATTATTAGCAACAGCGAAAAGTTTTTTTGTCATAAATgcaagtaaataaaatttatctaatgGATCATCTAAATGTATAGCAATGCAATGCctgtaaattgaaaatataataatggtaaataaatatcattgataaataaataaaatatttactaagataattacttaataataaaatcacaaAATTCTGTATCACTTGAATCTTGAGGTAGTTCAAAAAATTTAACTCGAAACATCTTTCCAATATATGCTTTACATTGTTCATGTGTATGTAAGTCTTCCTCATGTACTGCACGtaacatatttaaaatacaacctctataatataaatcatctTCACAACCAGCCATTAAAgcattgtatataaaaatatccgAAACATCAATTAAACATTTCAATATTAAGATGAGAGGTGTATAGTATAAAACTTTTCTATGTGTAAACATTAATTTTACAGAACCATTAGTAACATAATGCAATGTATTATTctgtaatgtaaaaataataattaattagaatacaaatagaataatttaataatatttataataataattcttttaccGATGTAGTATTATCATCTCGAACGCTTCTTAAAAGTAATCCAAGATCACTAAATTGGATACCTCGAGCTTTCCAACCTGATCTTCGAATTGCAATAGGATAATTTCTTCTTGTCATCAATAACATACGTATGAGTCGTTCATGtcctttaattataaaataaccaCCCCATTCTTGTTCATGCTCTCCATGAGCAATTAATTCACTaggattcattttattaagatGACATCTATTAGactgttaaaaaattatataattagtttttctattataaacaattttacaaACCATactaattgaatattttaaaaatgtatacctTAACCATAATAGGTATATCTCCTAAatctttttcaaggatttcTTGAGAAATGCCATTGACAGACCATCCTAATTTAACTgttatttttcctttgtaaGTGGCACCTCTTTGTCTACACTCTGtaggatatattttataattttttacaccAATTACATTAGTAGGGACAGATGGTTGATGAATCGTTACGTTATCTATCCATAACATAATTTTATCGCCACTGGCAAGTTGAAGATAAACTggtaatatatctataattgcTTGAGAAAGTCCATCTTCtaacatataattaaaagaatctACATGTGGAAGTCCTAAACTTTGTAATAACTGAAATATgcacaagatatatatatatatatatatttatatacatatataattattttaaatattaaacaaaaaataatttttgaattgataaaaatttaatcttaCAGGATTTTGTATATCCGGAGGTATTCCAAAATCTGGAGAAGTATTGGTTAACTTTGGTTcagataacatttttattaagtaaagaaaacaaataagattatattttatgtttgaAATGTAATTGTCATATACGACACTACTATCTAACCTTAATGTTTTCAAATGAATGCAACACGTgcagacaaaaaaaaaaagaaaaattggacGTTAGTGGATAAAAATTGTTAGGTTAGTAATATTGATAGGTTAGGTTATAGATACACGTTCGTATTATAAGGCATAACTCATGTCACGTGACGTAAATGCTATAGGTGTAGAGTAGCAATGAGAGGGATAATGTAATGTCTCTTTACAACGCTGCGTAGAATATATCCTCTACCTTACTCAAGGGCGTACATACAATTTTAAGAAccttagatatataaatttgtaaaattcttaaaataaatttaaaactgAAATATTtggataaatttattatattgtatatatgttttttttttctactttacaataatgttttataattaacaaacattgatatacgaaaatataaatagttttaattttaatttatggtACATGCATTCATTTTGATGGTTccttattattcgttttataCGCTTTATATTAGTGTTGCCAACCTTAATTTAgtcaaggaaagaaaagtaaacggATGACATTTGTATCTTCTGCTATCTGATATTTCTGTTTAATAACCGGtggaaaatgatattaattttagttATGTATAATTTgggtattaatttttaatttacatacaATTTACAGGAGAGTAAatcatcgtaataatattgaagTGTTACGGatcatatttctatatataaatccaaataaaatatatatattctagaaATTATGGAATTTTgcaattctattaaaaaataaaaaataaagatatgtaTTCTATAAAAACACCTTCGCTTCGCATCGATGAGGCGGAtttgaaatgtaaaaatgGTTGTGGTTTTTATGGCAATGCAGAATGGGAAGGATATTGCAGCAAATGTCATCGAGAACATTTACAAAAGCAACGAGCACAAAGAGAGTATATATCAAACTTACAAACTATCGACATGTAAGAATATTCTCGTTCATTCTTAtgagatttttatataattctattttcttatttattattattgcagaGATACATCTAATAGAACTTTATCCACTGGATATCATAAacatgaagaaaagaaatctcaacaagaaaagaaatataaattattaaatatttcttttcgaaagcCTACATCAAagtgtaatatatttaaattattttttattattgtaatatttttaatatatttccatcatatttcttattattttattatttaaaatatatatctatctaacataatgtatattattaataatacaggtatattatttaaagtaatatgaatattactgtttattaacaattctttttttttttttctatagtaCAAGGATGCCAAGAATTACTTTATGAATTAACAAAGGATAATTCAGATCTTGAAAAAATCAAAGCTGAAAATAGAGATCTTATAGCTTCAATAGTGAAAACACCAGTTGAAAAAGATGTACGAAAATGTATACATTCATTTGTAGTAGATATCCTTCAGAACAAAGATATCAAAAGAATAGAGGAATTATCAGAAATAACACAGAATTTTTATCAAGTGTTTGCTAAACGTTTAGAAAATAGTGTTAAATATACAGgtattaaattcatataatttattattcaaaatatttttttattaaaaaatataaataattatttttacagatATATCTGcagatattaaagaaagattatTAGACTATGTTGAAAAATATTCCATGACATTATTGTACAGAATTCTATTTTGTCCACCGTTCACaacagatgaagaaaaagatttagcAATTCAAAAAAGGTTTGTACATTGAAgtacattttaaaattattattagaatatgatatataacataatataaagtacattcttttaaattttatttgtaacaGAATAAGACAATTAAATTGGGTCAGTGGCAAGAATTTAGAATGTAGAATTCATGAAACAAGTTCTGAAGTTAGAGAACttgtatatacatctataaCAGGTTTgtaatatagatttttttttttttatagtttaatgataattaatcaaataaatatttcttttagattTACTAAATATGGATTCTGCTAAAGCTCCACAGGAAAAGTTAGCATGCGTTATTTATTGctgtagaaatatatttttattattacaacaatCTGTAGGTGGTCCAGCTTCTGCAGATGAATTTTTACCtgctcttatttttattgttttaaaagCCAATCCTGCACGacttaaaagtaatataaactTCATAACAAGGTTTTGTAATGCTAGTAGATTAATGACAGGAGAAGGGGGATACTACTTTACAAATTTggtataatattcattttttattaacgatgttCAATACATGatagttttaatttatttcatgatAAAATTCTAGTGCTGTGCTGTATCATTTATTGAAAACTTAACTGCTGAATCTTTGAATATGGCTGAGAAAGATTTTAATGCTTATATGTCAGGAGAAAGAGTACCAGCAAATACATGGGAATCAGCACTAATGATGTGtgaagtaaatattttttctttttaattcattatcatAACTTTTgcattcaaaataattattaatatgcttcttcttcttcttcttcttttttttttttatttcataaatttgatttatagAGCTTGCACTTGATGTGCGAAGATATAACGTTACTTGATAAATTAAAGGCcaaaaatttagaaataataaatgaagcaAAAGAATTACAATGTAGAATGACACAATTTAAAGAAGATATAGAAGTTAAAGTAGCTACTGCAATTGAGAAATCACCATTATTAAtaacacatagtcagagattgCCTACAAATTTAGATtcagataatatcgaaaattatcaattaCCACCGCCTATTATACCTCAGGTAAATACATGAGTATGTGCATATGTTGTATTAagttaaatttaattgatttaatatttaacaatttttacagGTATATTCACACCCTGTTAATGACCAATCCAATAATATTTCACTGACAAATAATTCAGTTGATTTGAGAACCTCACTGATGGATGATTGTATTACACCGTCCCCAACATttgattttccttctttcactgGCGATGGTAGTTTAGATGTTAGTAAAGCAGATGATGAAACAAGTCTAATCAGTTTAGATACACAATGTGATTTATTGATGACTGATTCTCAATTACATGAAAAAGATACACCTGATATATTGTTGGGAAATTCAAGTACTTCTAGTGCAAATCTCGTATCATCTATTGAATCAATAGGTCAAGAAGATTATCATGGTTTTACTATACAAGGATCACATATACCAACAATCCCTTGCAGTACAGGTGATTTGTCCATTAATTCTGCAGAATTGTCATCGGATAGTCATTACTCTACATATTTTCATAAGATGTAATGctgtttataaaattattctaaaatttacaaaattattctttgGATAATTACAcatgataaatttaaagagataaaattataaatagaaaacagATTAGAGCATTCCTTCTTATGAATATGTATCAagttaatgattattataatctattaaTACATCATACTACTTTTGACTTTATcgattaagaaattaaatcaatatttcaatatattcagTGAAAGctaatcaattattatcattattgtatataaataaagtgaTTTAATGTAAGATTTCAGTTTTGatcatatatt of the Vespa crabro chromosome 4, iyVesCrab1.2, whole genome shotgun sequence genome contains:
- the LOC124423777 gene encoding V-type proton ATPase subunit H isoform X1; the protein is MVERANIKEIIPALPDEKIDMLAATSALQQQAAEIRNQRINWQSYLQSLMIPKEDYDFIVAFDTSDPHVREEKLKENPHQAAKTFLNLLDHISKEQTTQYILTMIDDMLQEDRSRVEIFREHSSRKRESIWGPFLNLLNRQDGFILNMTSRIIAKLACWSHELMEKTDLQFYLTWLKDQLKLSFEALQETDLHAEVTQDNSMEEAGEANELHELHNPNNEYIQSVARCLQMMLRVDEYRFAFVSVDGISTLLSVLSGRVNFQVQYQLIFCLWVLTFNPLLAEKMNKFNVIPILADILSDSVKEKVTRIILAVFRNLIEKVEDAQVAKEHCIAMVQYKVLKQLSILVQRKFDDEDITDDIEFLNDKLLASVQDLSSFDEYSTEIKSGRLEWSPVHKSGKFWRENASRLNEKNYELLRILVHLLETSKEPMVLSVASFDIGEYVRHYPRGKHVIEQLGGKQRVMQLLGHEDPNVRYEALLAVQKLMVHNWEYLGKQLEKEQTGASGTKSGAQVPAKA
- the LOC124423777 gene encoding V-type proton ATPase subunit H isoform X2; the encoded protein is MVERANIKEIIPALPDEKIDMLAATSALQQQAAEIRNQRINWQSYLQSLMIPKEDYDFIVAFDTSDPHVREEKLKENPHQAAKTFLNLLDHISKEQTTQYILTMIDDMLQEDRSRVEIFREHSSRKRESIWGPFLNLLNRQDGFILNMTSRIIAKLACWSHELMEKTDLQFYLTWLKDQLKLSNNEYIQSVARCLQMMLRVDEYRFAFVSVDGISTLLSVLSGRVNFQVQYQLIFCLWVLTFNPLLAEKMNKFNVIPILADILSDSVKEKVTRIILAVFRNLIEKVEDAQVAKEHCIAMVQYKVLKQLSILVQRKFDDEDITDDIEFLNDKLLASVQDLSSFDEYSTEIKSGRLEWSPVHKSGKFWRENASRLNEKNYELLRILVHLLETSKEPMVLSVASFDIGEYVRHYPRGKHVIEQLGGKQRVMQLLGHEDPNVRYEALLAVQKLMVHNWEYLGKQLEKEQTGASGTKSGAQVPAKA
- the LOC124423773 gene encoding DNA-directed RNA polymerase I subunit RPA2 isoform X1 translates to MLSEPKLTNTSPDFGIPPDIQNPLLQSLGLPHVDSFNYMLEDGLSQAIIDILPVYLQLASGDKIMLWIDNVTIHQPSVPTNVIGVKNYKIYPTECRQRGATYKGKITVKLGWSVNGISQEILEKDLGDIPIMVKSNRCHLNKMNPSELIAHGEHEQEWGGYFIIKGHERLIRMLLMTRRNYPIAIRRSGWKARGIQFSDLGLLLRSVRDDNTTSNNTLHYVTNGSVKLMFTHRKVLYYTPLILILKCLIDVSDIFIYNALMAGCEDDLYYRGCILNMLRAVHEEDLHTHEQCKAYIGKMFRVKFFELPQDSSDTEFCDFIIKHCIAIHLDDPLDKFYLLAFMTKKLFAVANNKCAVEGADSVMMQECLLGGHLYLQVLKEKLYGWLTGLRILIMKRARNADAKYVLTLQEMLHITKYGGSLESQMENFLSTGNLRTPTGLGLMQTSGLTIVAENINRMRYMSHFRAIHRGSFFQGMRTTETRQLLPDAWGFICPVHTPDGTPCGLLNHLTMNCIITKHPNPDLKAAIPTVLLDLGMLPISIADNWKDSYTVMLDGKLIGLIEDNIINRVSDNLRILKIKGKEVPSTMEIVLIPKKTIPAQYPGLYLFTNPARMMRRVMNLAAKKTELIGTFEQVYMDICITPEEAYDGLTSHQELAKTSFLSNLACLIPMPDCNQSPRNMYQCQMGKQTMGTPCHTWKQQSETKLYRLQTPASPLFRPMHYDKMGLDDFPMGTNAIVAVISYTGYDMEDAMIINKAAYDRGFAHGMVYKSEFIDLKDQKSYFARDPNKPFLAEKLDTDGLPIPGSMFKENDYFYCYYDAEQSNYVTGKYHGKEDIYIDNVKLCGTLNNNTPRRACITFRIPRNPSVGDKFASRAGQKGICSQKWPAEDLPFTETGLIPDIVFNPHGFPSRMTIAMMIEVMAGKSAAVHGLVHDATPFRFDENETAVEFFGKLLERGGYNYYGTERMYSGIDGREMTVDIFFGIVHYQRLRHMVSDKWQVRSTGPIDVLTRQPIKGRRRGGGVRFGEMERDSLISHGCSFLLQDRLFHCSDKTTALVCQKCGTLLGPVLELSVNPTGITEKKQKCRLCGDDESVKEIDIPYIFKYLVTQLTCCNINVKLSFVEK
- the LOC124423773 gene encoding DNA-directed RNA polymerase I subunit RPA2 isoform X2; this translates as MLEDGLSQAIIDILPVYLQLASGDKIMLWIDNVTIHQPSVPTNVIGVKNYKIYPTECRQRGATYKGKITVKLGWSVNGISQEILEKDLGDIPIMVKSNRCHLNKMNPSELIAHGEHEQEWGGYFIIKGHERLIRMLLMTRRNYPIAIRRSGWKARGIQFSDLGLLLRSVRDDNTTSNNTLHYVTNGSVKLMFTHRKVLYYTPLILILKCLIDVSDIFIYNALMAGCEDDLYYRGCILNMLRAVHEEDLHTHEQCKAYIGKMFRVKFFELPQDSSDTEFCDFIIKHCIAIHLDDPLDKFYLLAFMTKKLFAVANNKCAVEGADSVMMQECLLGGHLYLQVLKEKLYGWLTGLRILIMKRARNADAKYVLTLQEMLHITKYGGSLESQMENFLSTGNLRTPTGLGLMQTSGLTIVAENINRMRYMSHFRAIHRGSFFQGMRTTETRQLLPDAWGFICPVHTPDGTPCGLLNHLTMNCIITKHPNPDLKAAIPTVLLDLGMLPISIADNWKDSYTVMLDGKLIGLIEDNIINRVSDNLRILKIKGKEVPSTMEIVLIPKKTIPAQYPGLYLFTNPARMMRRVMNLAAKKTELIGTFEQVYMDICITPEEAYDGLTSHQELAKTSFLSNLACLIPMPDCNQSPRNMYQCQMGKQTMGTPCHTWKQQSETKLYRLQTPASPLFRPMHYDKMGLDDFPMGTNAIVAVISYTGYDMEDAMIINKAAYDRGFAHGMVYKSEFIDLKDQKSYFARDPNKPFLAEKLDTDGLPIPGSMFKENDYFYCYYDAEQSNYVTGKYHGKEDIYIDNVKLCGTLNNNTPRRACITFRIPRNPSVGDKFASRAGQKGICSQKWPAEDLPFTETGLIPDIVFNPHGFPSRMTIAMMIEVMAGKSAAVHGLVHDATPFRFDENETAVEFFGKLLERGGYNYYGTERMYSGIDGREMTVDIFFGIVHYQRLRHMVSDKWQVRSTGPIDVLTRQPIKGRRRGGGVRFGEMERDSLISHGCSFLLQDRLFHCSDKTTALVCQKCGTLLGPVLELSVNPTGITEKKQKCRLCGDDESVKEIDIPYIFKYLVTQLTCCNINVKLSFVEK